From Brevibacterium ihuae, the proteins below share one genomic window:
- a CDS encoding pseudouridine synthase, with the protein MNASDPRSPGHRSKRPSRRQRSRQAPAPTVDAHRPDGVRLQKILAEAGLGSRRACEQLITDGRVMVDGETVRELGTRIDPDTQTVSVDTMPITAHTDKVYLAFNKPAGVVTAMSDPEGRRCLADYLRDRPERLFHVGRLDYETEGLLLITNDGELSNRLTHPSYEISKTYLAEVRGPVPKDAGARLREGIELEDGISRVDSFKLVDSTPGYALVEVVLHSGRNRIVRRLFDAVGTPVQRLVRTQFGPIPLAEQRQGKVRDLRPDEVGALMEAVRL; encoded by the coding sequence ATGAATGCCTCAGACCCCCGGTCGCCCGGTCACCGCTCCAAGCGCCCCAGCCGCAGGCAGCGCTCGCGGCAGGCCCCCGCCCCGACCGTCGACGCCCACCGGCCCGACGGGGTGCGCCTGCAGAAGATCCTCGCCGAGGCCGGCCTCGGCTCCCGGCGCGCCTGCGAACAGCTCATCACCGACGGCCGCGTCATGGTCGACGGGGAGACGGTGCGCGAGCTCGGCACCCGCATCGATCCGGACACCCAGACGGTGAGCGTCGACACCATGCCGATCACCGCGCACACCGACAAGGTGTACCTCGCCTTCAACAAGCCCGCCGGCGTCGTCACCGCGATGAGCGACCCCGAGGGCCGCCGCTGCCTCGCCGACTACCTCCGCGACCGCCCCGAGCGGCTGTTCCACGTCGGCCGGCTCGACTACGAGACCGAGGGGCTCCTCCTCATCACCAACGACGGGGAGCTGTCCAACCGGCTCACCCACCCCTCGTACGAGATCTCGAAGACTTACCTCGCCGAGGTGCGCGGCCCGGTGCCCAAGGACGCCGGCGCCCGCCTCCGCGAGGGCATCGAGCTCGAGGACGGGATATCCCGCGTCGACTCGTTCAAGCTCGTCGACTCGACGCCCGGCTACGCGCTCGTCGAGGTCGTCCTCCACTCGGGGCGCAATCGGATCGTGCGCCGCCTGTTCGACGCCGTCGGCACCCCGGTCCAGCGGCTCGTCCGCACGCAGTTCGGTCCGATCCCGCTAGCCGAGCAGCGCCAGGGCAAGGTCCGCGACCTGCGCCCCGACGAGGTCGGCGCGCTCATGGAAGCCGTCCGCCTGTGA
- the cmk gene encoding (d)CMP kinase, translating to MTVIAIDGPSGVGKSSVSREVARRSGYGYLDTGAMYRAVVWLCLNRGITDPGDVVELIRGADLEISTDPDVVGVEIDGIDVTTEIREPEVSANAQIVSAVPEARTELIELQRAIIARAAPGIVVEGRDITTVVAPDAAVRILMTADESVRIARRSKELHGTADAVAVAATRSSIVDRDAKDSATTSFLTAADGVHTLDTTDIDFEESVAAVMGLVEKVHHD from the coding sequence ATGACAGTCATCGCCATCGACGGCCCCAGCGGAGTCGGCAAGTCGAGCGTCTCCCGCGAGGTCGCCCGACGCAGCGGGTACGGCTACCTCGACACCGGTGCGATGTACCGGGCGGTCGTGTGGCTGTGCCTCAACCGCGGGATCACCGACCCCGGGGACGTCGTCGAGCTCATCCGCGGCGCCGACCTCGAGATCTCCACCGATCCGGATGTCGTCGGCGTCGAGATCGACGGCATCGACGTCACCACGGAGATCCGCGAGCCCGAGGTGTCGGCGAACGCGCAGATCGTGTCCGCCGTGCCCGAGGCCCGCACCGAGCTCATCGAGCTCCAGCGCGCGATCATCGCCCGCGCCGCGCCCGGCATCGTCGTCGAGGGCCGCGACATCACCACCGTCGTCGCTCCCGACGCCGCGGTGCGCATCCTCATGACGGCCGACGAGTCGGTGCGCATCGCCCGCCGCTCGAAGGAGCTCCACGGCACCGCGGACGCCGTCGCTGTCGCCGCCACCCGCTCGTCGATCGTCGACCGCGATGCCAAGGACTCGGCCACGACGAGCTTCCTCACCGCGGCCGACGGCGTCCACACGCTCGACACCACCGACATCGACTTCGAGGAGTCCGTGGCCGCCGTCATGGGTCTCGTCGAGAAGGTCCACCATGACTGA
- a CDS encoding segregation/condensation protein A, whose protein sequence is MTEVALSEVTDEFLAYVSELRGRSGLEELSSFLLVAATLLDLKTARLLPSGEVEDELDLELLEARDLLFARLLQYRAFKGVSAEFAERMAAASTRTPRAVPLEPAFIDLLPPLELTATPHALAAIFATVLQRDHTPPTVSIDHLHLPQVSVPEQRSLILARLRPGERLEFADLVADAEDTLVVVARFLALLELFKAGLCAFEQPEPLGPLVISGLEPEAGDASAGDGAAGADGEGAADARAGLTGTGLTDTDEWETADV, encoded by the coding sequence ATCACCGAGGTCGCGCTCTCCGAGGTCACCGACGAGTTCCTCGCCTACGTCTCCGAACTCCGGGGGCGCAGCGGCCTCGAGGAGCTGTCGAGCTTCCTTCTCGTCGCCGCCACCCTGCTCGATCTCAAGACCGCGCGCCTGCTGCCGAGCGGGGAGGTCGAGGACGAGCTCGACCTCGAGCTCCTCGAGGCCCGCGACCTGCTCTTCGCCCGGCTGCTCCAGTACCGCGCCTTCAAAGGGGTGTCCGCGGAGTTCGCCGAGCGGATGGCGGCCGCCTCCACGCGCACCCCGCGCGCGGTTCCGCTCGAGCCGGCGTTCATCGACCTCCTCCCGCCGCTCGAGCTCACCGCCACCCCGCACGCGCTCGCCGCGATCTTCGCCACGGTCCTCCAGCGCGACCACACCCCGCCCACGGTGTCGATCGACCACCTCCATCTGCCCCAGGTGAGCGTGCCCGAACAGCGCTCGCTCATCCTCGCCCGGCTGCGACCGGGGGAGCGCCTCGAGTTCGCCGACCTCGTCGCCGACGCGGAGGACACCCTCGTCGTCGTCGCCCGCTTCCTCGCCCTCCTCGAGCTCTTCAAGGCCGGGCTGTGCGCCTTCGAGCAGCCGGAGCCGCTCGGCCCGCTCGTGATCAGCGGGCTGGAGCCGGAGGCCGGGGATGCGAGCGCCGGGGACGGCGCCGCGGGGGCGGACGGGGAAGGTGCTGCGGACGCCCGCGCCGGGCTCACCGGCACCGGACTCACCGACACCGACGAATGGGAGACCGCCGATGTCTGA
- a CDS encoding L-threonylcarbamoyladenylate synthase yields the protein MAEILEIHPDNPQPRLIRKVAEVIASGGLVAYPTDSCYAIGCALDNKQGIERITRIRDLDSKHHFTLMCDDFAQLGQFVIVDNSAFRTIKSLTPGPYTFIMKATKEVPRRMMHPKKHSVGARIPQNRTALALVDEVGEPILSSTLLLPGAEDPLTHAEDVQDEIGRDVDVIIDSGVPGVTPTTVIDFTEGAPIVRREGAGPTDRF from the coding sequence ATGGCCGAAATCCTCGAGATCCACCCCGACAACCCGCAGCCCCGGCTCATCCGGAAGGTCGCCGAGGTCATCGCCTCGGGCGGGCTCGTCGCCTATCCCACCGACTCGTGCTACGCGATCGGGTGCGCGCTCGACAACAAGCAGGGGATCGAGCGGATCACCCGGATCCGCGATCTCGACTCCAAGCACCACTTCACCCTGATGTGCGACGACTTCGCGCAGCTCGGGCAGTTCGTCATCGTCGACAACTCCGCGTTCCGCACGATCAAGTCACTCACCCCCGGGCCGTACACCTTCATCATGAAGGCGACGAAGGAGGTGCCGCGGCGCATGATGCATCCGAAGAAGCACTCGGTGGGTGCCCGGATCCCGCAGAACCGTACGGCGCTCGCGCTCGTCGACGAGGTCGGCGAGCCGATCCTGTCGTCCACGCTCCTCCTGCCCGGAGCCGAGGATCCGCTCACCCATGCGGAGGACGTGCAGGACGAGATCGGCCGCGACGTCGACGTCATCATCGACTCCGGGGTCCCCGGGGTGACGCCGACGACCGTCATCGACTTCACCGAGGGGGCGCCGATCGTCCGTCGCGAGGGGGCCGGCCCCACCGACCGCTTCTAG
- the der gene encoding ribosome biogenesis GTPase Der yields the protein MTDGAQPTDRDATAEEFLARPDEDLAARVAGIAEDEAEQRASSLRAGLESYELEAEDRALLTAFEDGDSDLAPEGAAPELAVVGRPNVGKSTLINRILGRREAVVEDVPGVTRDRVSYPAEWNGRPLTLVDTGGWDIDAKGMASRIAEQAEIAVEMADAVVFVVDATTGPTATDEHVVRMLRRAGKPVVLAANKVDDERGELAAAELWSLGLGEPHPISAMHGRGVADFLDVVIDVLPEVSGVDSLTEVGGPRRVALVGRPNVGKSSLLNRLVGSERVLVDNVAGTTRDPVDELVELGGRQWRFVDTAGIRKRARQASGADFYAALRTQTALERAEVAVVLLEADQTLSEQDVRIIKTVTETGRALVLAFNKWDLMDEERRHFLEREIEQDLRHVDWAPRVNISARTGRHADRLVPAMERALESWDTRIPTGRLNAFLGELVAANPHPVRGGKQPRILFGTQASNRPPKFVLFTTGFLEPGYRRYIMRRLRETFGFEGTPIEIGMRIREKRKRR from the coding sequence ATGACTGACGGCGCCCAGCCCACCGACCGCGACGCGACCGCCGAGGAGTTCCTCGCCCGTCCCGACGAAGACCTCGCCGCGCGCGTCGCCGGGATCGCCGAGGACGAGGCCGAGCAGCGCGCCTCCTCGCTGCGCGCCGGCCTCGAGTCCTACGAGCTCGAGGCCGAGGACCGCGCGCTCCTCACCGCCTTCGAGGACGGCGACTCCGACCTCGCGCCGGAGGGAGCGGCACCCGAGCTCGCCGTCGTCGGGCGGCCCAACGTCGGCAAGTCGACGCTCATCAACCGGATCCTCGGCCGCCGCGAGGCCGTCGTCGAGGACGTCCCCGGCGTCACCCGCGACCGCGTGAGCTACCCCGCGGAATGGAACGGCCGGCCCCTTACCCTCGTCGACACCGGCGGGTGGGACATCGACGCGAAGGGCATGGCCTCGCGGATCGCCGAGCAGGCCGAGATCGCCGTCGAGATGGCCGACGCCGTGGTCTTCGTCGTCGATGCGACCACAGGGCCCACCGCGACGGACGAGCACGTCGTGCGGATGCTTCGCCGGGCCGGCAAGCCGGTCGTGCTCGCTGCGAACAAGGTCGACGACGAGCGCGGTGAGCTCGCCGCTGCGGAACTGTGGTCCCTCGGGCTCGGGGAACCCCACCCGATCTCCGCGATGCACGGCCGCGGGGTCGCCGACTTCCTCGACGTCGTCATCGACGTGCTCCCCGAGGTCTCCGGCGTCGATTCGCTCACCGAGGTCGGCGGTCCGCGGCGCGTCGCGCTCGTCGGCCGCCCCAACGTCGGCAAGTCCTCCCTCCTCAACCGCCTCGTCGGCAGCGAGCGGGTGCTCGTCGACAACGTCGCCGGGACCACCCGGGACCCGGTCGACGAGCTCGTCGAGCTCGGCGGGCGGCAGTGGCGCTTCGTCGACACCGCCGGCATCCGCAAACGGGCCCGGCAGGCGAGCGGCGCGGACTTCTACGCCGCGCTGCGCACCCAGACCGCGCTCGAGCGCGCTGAGGTCGCCGTCGTGCTCCTCGAGGCCGACCAGACGCTGAGCGAGCAGGACGTGCGGATCATCAAGACGGTGACCGAGACCGGTCGCGCCCTGGTCCTCGCCTTCAACAAGTGGGACCTCATGGACGAGGAGCGCCGCCACTTCCTCGAGCGCGAGATCGAGCAGGACCTGCGCCACGTCGACTGGGCCCCGCGGGTGAACATCTCCGCCCGGACCGGTCGCCACGCCGACCGGCTCGTCCCGGCGATGGAGCGCGCGCTCGAGAGCTGGGACACCCGGATCCCGACCGGCCGGCTCAACGCGTTCCTCGGCGAGCTCGTCGCCGCCAATCCGCACCCGGTGCGCGGAGGGAAGCAGCCGCGCATCCTGTTCGGCACCCAGGCCTCGAACCGCCCGCCCAAGTTCGTGCTCTTCACCACCGGGTTCCTCGAGCCCGGCTACCGGCGCTACATCATGCGCCGGCTGCGCGAGACGTTCGGGTTCGAGGGCACGCCGATCGAGATCGGCATGCGGATCCGCGAGAAGCGGAAGCGCCGGTGA
- a CDS encoding prephenate dehydrogenase, with translation MTRARVHIIGTGLLGTSLGLALTKAGHPVSLADASPTAVRLAADMGAGDACDPTDPDIVVVATPPDVAARTIVDALGRWPRATVTDVASVKTAVLAEARELAGDPVLERYIGCHPMAGRERSGAIAARDDLFLARPWVVCSDEDTPAERLAAVVALAEAAGATVVHLDPEFHDSAVARVSHAPQVLASLMAGRLRDMPADGVALAGQGLRDVTRIAASDPGLWTQILAGNAAEVRTVLSAVRDDLDALIDALDLRSGALATIAGLIAAGNEGHDRIPGKHGQAPEKYSSVTVFVDDTPGTLARLFADIGDLGVNVEDIRIDHATGIKLGSVDISVIPSAQVTLTEGLAARDWWVPEAAIEHEGRE, from the coding sequence GTGACCCGGGCCCGCGTCCACATCATCGGGACGGGGCTCCTCGGCACCTCGCTCGGCCTCGCGCTGACGAAGGCCGGCCACCCGGTCTCCCTCGCAGACGCGTCTCCGACCGCGGTGCGCCTCGCCGCGGACATGGGGGCCGGGGACGCCTGCGACCCGACCGACCCCGACATCGTCGTCGTCGCCACCCCGCCCGACGTCGCCGCGCGCACGATCGTCGATGCCCTGGGCCGGTGGCCGAGAGCGACCGTCACCGACGTCGCGAGCGTCAAGACCGCGGTCCTCGCCGAGGCCCGCGAGCTCGCCGGGGACCCGGTGCTCGAACGCTACATCGGGTGCCACCCGATGGCCGGCCGGGAGAGGTCGGGGGCGATCGCCGCCCGCGACGACCTCTTCCTCGCCCGCCCCTGGGTCGTGTGCTCCGATGAGGACACCCCGGCCGAGCGCCTCGCCGCGGTCGTCGCCCTCGCCGAGGCGGCCGGTGCGACCGTCGTCCACCTCGACCCCGAGTTCCACGACTCCGCCGTCGCCCGGGTCTCCCATGCCCCGCAGGTGCTCGCCTCGCTCATGGCCGGCCGCCTCAGGGACATGCCCGCCGACGGGGTCGCCCTCGCGGGGCAGGGATTGCGCGACGTCACCCGGATCGCCGCCTCCGACCCCGGGCTGTGGACCCAGATCCTCGCCGGCAACGCCGCCGAGGTGCGCACCGTGCTCAGCGCGGTGCGCGACGACCTCGACGCCCTCATCGACGCCCTCGACCTGCGCTCCGGAGCGCTCGCGACGATCGCCGGGCTCATCGCGGCCGGCAACGAGGGCCACGACCGGATCCCCGGCAAGCACGGCCAGGCCCCGGAGAAGTACTCCTCGGTCACGGTGTTCGTCGACGACACCCCCGGCACCCTGGCCCGGCTGTTCGCCGACATCGGCGACCTCGGCGTCAACGTCGAGGACATCCGCATCGACCACGCCACCGGCATTAAGCTGGGCAGTGTGGACATCTCCGTCATCCCGTCCGCCCAGGTCACCCTCACCGAGGGACTGGCCGCGCGCGACTGGTGGGTGCCGGAGGCAGCGATCGAGCACGAAGGACGAGAATGA
- the scpB gene encoding SMC-Scp complex subunit ScpB: MSDSGTEATGAAGADPAGEVLAGEAAVDTTLLTALEAVLMVVDEPLESAEVAQALGITPAEALAALTELAADYDGDRGSRRRGFELRRAAGGWRIYSRADHHGTVADFITAGQSAKLSQAALETLAVIAYRQPVTRARISAIRGVNVDGVVRTLLLRGLIVESGADATSGAVQFVTSRVFLESMGLESLDELPDIAPYLPAGDDVPTVD, from the coding sequence ATGTCTGACAGCGGAACCGAGGCCACAGGGGCGGCCGGAGCGGACCCCGCCGGGGAGGTCCTCGCTGGGGAGGCGGCGGTCGACACGACGCTGCTCACCGCGCTCGAGGCCGTGCTCATGGTTGTCGACGAGCCGCTCGAGTCGGCCGAGGTCGCCCAAGCGCTCGGCATCACCCCGGCCGAGGCGCTCGCCGCGCTCACCGAGCTCGCCGCTGACTACGACGGTGACCGCGGATCCCGCCGCCGCGGCTTCGAGCTGCGCCGCGCGGCCGGCGGCTGGCGCATCTACTCCCGGGCGGACCACCACGGCACGGTCGCGGACTTCATCACCGCCGGCCAGTCCGCGAAGCTCTCCCAGGCCGCCCTCGAGACGCTCGCCGTCATCGCCTACCGGCAGCCGGTGACCCGCGCCCGGATCTCCGCGATCCGCGGCGTCAACGTCGACGGCGTCGTGCGCACCCTGCTCCTGCGCGGACTCATCGTCGAGTCCGGGGCGGACGCCACCTCGGGCGCGGTGCAGTTCGTCACCTCGCGGGTGTTCCTCGAGTCGATGGGCCTCGAGAGCCTCGACGAGCTGCCCGACATCGCCCCCTACCTGCCCGCCGGCGACGACGTCCCCACGGTGGACTGA
- a CDS encoding AI-2E family transporter, with product MSTAAAGASPEPAPDGGAAGSAWPRYLVVVLGLAGLAYALHFFQTLQSIVAPVFLAINLVIVAYPLQRLLVRIRVPRFLAAMVTVLVVLVIIFGFFGLTAWSIAELVLVIPEYTAEITATYEETLLWLSTLGVTSGVIEDQLAGFDVSSLFSTVGSLLSNVGLVLTALTTVVMAVFFVAMDSMSLPRRLQVTSAIRPRFGRAMQIFSAGVRRYWIVATIFGLIVAVLDLVALWIIGVPLALVWGVLAFLTNYIPNIGFVIGLVPPALMALVSGGWWDALWVVIAYSVLNFVIQSIIQPKFTGESVGVTPFMSFLSLLFWYWVLGWMGALLALPATLLLKALLVDADPQARWINNLIASDLSTGSGLPVRPERAAHGITGRTVIVPPDPEAFAALGPAAGASGAAGAQESDARSAGDGGIRPADQAAASTAAGDSAVTGVAASGTDGTGEWPAVEEPAPEELVMGTPMLRPPEQVADETPAPEDEDPGERI from the coding sequence GTGAGCACCGCGGCCGCCGGAGCGTCTCCCGAGCCGGCCCCGGACGGGGGAGCGGCCGGGAGCGCGTGGCCCCGCTACCTCGTCGTCGTGCTCGGCCTCGCGGGGCTCGCGTACGCGCTCCATTTCTTCCAGACCCTCCAGTCGATCGTCGCGCCGGTGTTCCTCGCGATCAACCTCGTCATCGTCGCCTATCCGCTCCAACGGCTGCTCGTGCGGATCCGCGTGCCGCGCTTCCTCGCCGCGATGGTCACCGTCCTCGTCGTCCTCGTCATCATCTTCGGGTTCTTCGGGCTCACCGCATGGTCGATCGCCGAGCTCGTCCTCGTCATCCCGGAGTACACCGCGGAGATCACCGCGACCTACGAGGAGACGCTCCTCTGGCTCTCGACCCTCGGGGTGACGAGCGGCGTCATCGAGGACCAGCTCGCCGGGTTCGACGTCTCCTCCCTGTTCTCCACCGTCGGCTCGCTGCTGTCGAACGTCGGCCTCGTGCTCACGGCGCTCACCACGGTGGTCATGGCGGTGTTCTTCGTCGCGATGGATTCGATGTCCCTGCCGCGCCGGCTGCAGGTGACCTCGGCCATCCGGCCCCGGTTCGGGCGCGCGATGCAGATCTTCTCCGCCGGTGTGCGCCGGTACTGGATCGTCGCGACGATCTTCGGTCTCATCGTCGCCGTCCTCGACCTCGTGGCGCTGTGGATCATCGGGGTGCCGCTCGCCCTCGTCTGGGGCGTGCTCGCGTTCCTCACCAACTACATCCCTAACATCGGGTTCGTCATCGGCCTCGTCCCGCCGGCGCTCATGGCGCTCGTCAGCGGCGGCTGGTGGGACGCGCTGTGGGTCGTCATCGCGTACTCGGTGCTCAACTTCGTCATCCAGTCGATCATCCAGCCGAAGTTCACCGGCGAATCGGTGGGCGTCACCCCGTTCATGTCGTTCCTCTCGCTCCTGTTCTGGTACTGGGTGCTCGGCTGGATGGGCGCCCTGCTCGCACTCCCCGCGACGCTGCTGCTCAAGGCGCTCCTCGTCGACGCGGACCCGCAGGCTCGCTGGATCAACAACCTCATCGCCTCGGACCTGTCGACCGGATCCGGCCTGCCGGTCCGTCCCGAACGCGCGGCGCACGGGATCACCGGCCGCACGGTCATCGTGCCGCCGGATCCGGAGGCGTTCGCCGCTCTCGGGCCGGCGGCGGGGGCCTCGGGTGCGGCAGGAGCGCAGGAGTCGGATGCCCGTTCGGCGGGCGACGGCGGGATCCGCCCGGCGGATCAGGCCGCAGCGAGCACAGCGGCGGGGGACTCGGCGGTGACCGGCGTCGCCGCCTCGGGCACGGACGGCACCGGTGAGTGGCCGGCGGTCGAGGAGCCGGCGCCCGAGGAGCTCGTCATGGGCACGCCCATGCTCCGGCCCCCGGAACAGGTCGCCGACGAGACCCCGGCGCCCGAGGACGAGGACCCGGGCGAGCGAATCTGA